The Aerococcaceae bacterium DSM 111021 genome includes a region encoding these proteins:
- a CDS encoding PTS lactose/cellobiose transporter subunit IIA has product MNKDEVGMIGFEIVAYAGEARSKLLDALNKAKDGDFDEAERLVAEAEEGIVGAHNAQTDLLAKEASGEEIEYSVIMMHGQDHLMTTILLKDLINHLIGFYKKG; this is encoded by the coding sequence ATGAACAAAGATGAAGTGGGAATGATTGGCTTCGAAATTGTTGCCTATGCAGGAGAAGCACGATCTAAACTATTAGATGCTTTGAACAAAGCAAAAGATGGCGACTTTGACGAAGCTGAGAGACTTGTGGCAGAAGCTGAAGAAGGGATAGTTGGTGCACATAATGCTCAGACTGATCTTCTTGCTAAAGAAGCATCTGGCGAAGAGATTGAATACAGTGTCATTATGATGCATGGTCAAGACCATCTGATGACGACCATACTACTTAAAGATCTAATTAATCACTTAATTGGATTCTATAAGAAAGGCTAG
- a CDS encoding PTS transporter subunit EIIC, with the protein MNTLIAQIEKAKPFFEKISRNIYIRAIRDGFIAGMPVILFSSIFILLAYVPNAWGFHWSPEVENFLMVPYNYSMGILAFFVSGTTAKSLTDSMNRDMESTNQINYISTMLATMVGFLLMAADPAQEGGFLTEFMGTKGLITAFIAAFVTVNVYKVCVKNNVTIPMPEEVPPNISQVFKDLIPFTVSVVILYAVSLFVRSTLGVNVAESIGTLLAPLFQAADGYLGITLIFGAYAFFWFIGIHGPSIVEPAIAAITYANIDVNLQLLQAGEHADKILTSGTQMFIVTLGGTGATLVVPFMFMWMTKSKRNKAIGRASVIPTFFGVNEPILFGAPIVLNPVFFVPFIFAPIANVWIFKFFIDALGMNSFTTNLPWTTPAPLGILLGTNFQVLSFVLVAVLIIVDVLIYYPFLKVYDRQILAEEESGVSSSDELKAKVEQSFDTRKATAILEKSQVEETTTVKAEPSTAVKATESTNVLVLCAGGGTSGLLANALNKAAKKYDRPIKATAGSYGAHREILPQYQFVILAPQVASNYEDMKAETDKLGIKLAKTAGAEYIALTRDGEGALAFVEENLQ; encoded by the coding sequence ATGAATACATTAATTGCTCAAATTGAAAAAGCCAAACCTTTCTTCGAGAAAATTTCTCGTAATATCTATATTCGTGCTATCCGTGATGGTTTTATCGCGGGTATGCCAGTCATTCTATTCTCTAGTATATTTATTCTACTAGCCTATGTGCCAAACGCATGGGGATTCCACTGGAGTCCTGAAGTAGAGAATTTCTTAATGGTCCCTTATAACTATTCTATGGGAATCTTAGCTTTCTTTGTATCAGGGACGACAGCAAAGTCATTGACCGATTCTATGAATCGAGACATGGAATCAACTAATCAGATAAACTATATCTCAACTATGCTAGCAACGATGGTAGGCTTCTTATTGATGGCAGCCGATCCTGCCCAAGAAGGTGGATTCTTAACGGAATTCATGGGGACGAAGGGGCTAATCACAGCCTTTATCGCTGCATTCGTGACGGTCAATGTCTATAAAGTATGTGTGAAGAATAATGTGACGATTCCAATGCCAGAAGAAGTCCCACCTAATATATCTCAAGTGTTTAAGGACTTAATTCCTTTTACTGTCTCAGTGGTTATCCTTTATGCGGTTTCGCTATTTGTAAGAAGCACACTGGGCGTAAATGTTGCTGAATCTATTGGTACCTTACTTGCGCCTTTATTCCAAGCAGCAGATGGTTACTTGGGGATTACCCTTATCTTTGGTGCGTATGCATTCTTCTGGTTCATTGGGATTCATGGTCCTTCAATTGTTGAGCCAGCTATTGCAGCTATTACCTATGCCAACATTGATGTGAACTTACAATTACTACAAGCAGGTGAACATGCGGATAAAATCTTAACATCTGGAACTCAGATGTTCATTGTCACACTGGGGGGTACTGGTGCAACGCTTGTTGTTCCATTCATGTTTATGTGGATGACTAAGTCTAAGCGTAACAAAGCCATTGGACGCGCGTCTGTTATACCCACATTCTTTGGGGTGAATGAACCTATCTTGTTCGGGGCACCCATCGTCTTGAATCCTGTATTCTTTGTGCCATTTATCTTTGCACCGATTGCCAATGTTTGGATCTTTAAATTCTTTATCGATGCCTTAGGAATGAATAGCTTTACAACGAATCTTCCTTGGACAACACCAGCACCGCTTGGTATCTTGTTAGGAACGAACTTCCAAGTCTTATCCTTTGTCCTGGTTGCCGTCTTAATCATCGTGGATGTCTTAATCTACTACCCGTTCTTGAAGGTCTATGACCGTCAGATTCTAGCGGAAGAAGAGTCAGGAGTATCATCGTCTGATGAATTAAAAGCCAAAGTTGAACAGAGCTTTGATACACGTAAAGCTACAGCGATTCTTGAGAAGAGTCAAGTTGAAGAGACTACAACAGTGAAAGCGGAGCCTTCAACAGCTGTTAAAGCGACAGAATCAACTAATGTACTGGTACTATGTGCAGGTGGTGGAACGAGTGGACTTTTAGCCAATGCCTTGAACAAGGCTGCCAAAAAATATGATAGACCTATTAAGGCTACAGCTGGAAGCTATGGAGCACACCGCGAGATACTTCCTCAATATCAATTTGTTATTCTAGCACCACAAGTAGCTTCTAATTATGAGGATATGAAAGCAGAGACGGATAAGTTAGGCATCAAGCTGGCTAAGACAGCCGGAGCGGAATATATAGCATTGACGCGTGATGGTGAAGGTGCTTTAGCATTTGTTGAAGAGAATTTACAATAA
- the lacG gene encoding 6-phospho-beta-galactosidase: MKTLPKNFIFGGATAAYQAEGATKTDGKGPVAWDKYLEDNYWYTAEPASDFYHKYPVDLQLAEEFGVNGIRISIAWSRIFPTGYGEVNAKGVEYYHNLFNECHKRHVEPFVTLHHFDTPEALHSKGDFLNRENIDHFVDYAEFCFKEFTQVKYWTTFNEIGPIGDGQYLVGKFPPGIKYDLAKVFQSHHNMMVAHAKSVKLYKEADYSGEIGVVHALPTKYPLDPENPEDVRAAELEDIIHNKFILDATYLGEYSEKTMDGVNHILEVNGGQLDLRDEDFEALKAAKDMNDFLGINYYMSDWMKAFEGETEITHNSKGDKGGSKYQIKGVGQREFDVDVPRTDWDWMIYPQGLYDQIMRVKKDYPNYKKIYITENGLGYKDDFVDGTVYDDARIDYVKQHLEAISDAIRDGAVVEGYFIWSLMDVFSWSNGYEKRYGLFYVDFETQERYPKKSAYWYKELAATLEIK, encoded by the coding sequence ATGAAAACATTACCAAAGAACTTTATTTTCGGAGGGGCAACTGCGGCTTATCAAGCAGAAGGAGCCACCAAGACGGATGGCAAAGGGCCTGTTGCTTGGGATAAGTATCTGGAGGATAATTACTGGTATACTGCGGAACCTGCAAGTGATTTCTACCACAAGTATCCCGTTGATCTTCAGCTTGCGGAAGAGTTTGGTGTGAATGGTATTCGAATCTCTATCGCTTGGTCACGAATCTTTCCAACGGGTTATGGAGAAGTGAATGCAAAAGGGGTTGAATATTACCACAATCTATTCAATGAATGTCATAAACGACATGTGGAGCCTTTTGTAACACTCCATCACTTTGATACACCGGAAGCACTTCATTCTAAAGGTGACTTTTTGAACAGAGAAAACATCGATCACTTTGTCGATTATGCAGAATTTTGCTTTAAAGAATTCACTCAAGTAAAGTACTGGACTACTTTTAATGAAATCGGACCTATTGGGGATGGGCAATATCTGGTTGGTAAATTCCCGCCAGGTATCAAGTATGATCTAGCTAAAGTCTTCCAATCACATCATAATATGATGGTTGCCCATGCAAAATCGGTCAAATTATATAAAGAAGCGGACTATAGCGGTGAGATAGGTGTAGTGCATGCCTTGCCAACTAAGTATCCTCTAGACCCAGAGAACCCTGAAGATGTACGTGCGGCGGAGTTAGAGGATATCATCCATAATAAATTCATCCTGGATGCGACTTATCTTGGAGAGTATTCTGAGAAAACTATGGATGGTGTGAATCACATACTTGAAGTGAACGGTGGACAGTTAGACCTAAGAGATGAAGACTTTGAAGCTTTAAAAGCTGCCAAAGATATGAATGACTTCCTTGGAATTAATTATTACATGAGTGATTGGATGAAAGCCTTTGAAGGTGAGACAGAGATTACACACAACTCTAAAGGAGATAAAGGTGGATCTAAATATCAGATTAAAGGTGTCGGCCAGCGAGAATTTGATGTTGATGTCCCTCGTACTGATTGGGATTGGATGATTTATCCTCAGGGCTTATATGATCAGATTATGCGCGTTAAAAAAGATTATCCGAATTACAAGAAAATCTATATCACTGAGAATGGATTAGGCTATAAGGATGATTTTGTTGATGGAACTGTCTATGATGATGCACGAATTGACTATGTGAAACAACATTTAGAAGCCATTTCAGATGCGATACGAGACGGCGCTGTGGTTGAAGGATACTTCATCTGGTCTCTCATGGATGTCTTCTCTTGGTCTAATGGCTATGAAAAACGCTATGGACTATTCTACGTAGATTTTGAGACGCAAGAACGCTATCCTAAGAAGAGTGCCTATTGGTACAAAGAACTTGCAGCAACTCTAGAAATTAAATAA